Part of the Flavobacterium alkalisoli genome is shown below.
CCGAACTGGAATGGCCTATAGATATAGCTATCGCTATTGTTTGGGTTGTTTTTGGTATTAATATGATAGGTACCATTTTAAGGAGAAGGGAACGCCACCTATATGTAGCCATATGGTTTTACCTTGCAACCTTTGTAACGGTTGCCGTTCTTCACATCTTTAACAGCCTTGAACTTCCGGTAAACGGAATGAAAAGTTACTCTGTTTATGCCGGTGTACAGGATGCCTTAGTGCAATGGTGGTACGGGCACAATGCCGTGGCATTTTTCCTAACAACACCTTTCCTTGGGTTAATGTATTATTATCTGCCTAAGGCGGCAAACAGGCCGGTATATTCATACAGGCTGTCTATTATCCACTTCTGGTCGTTAATATTTATCTATATATGGGCCGGGCCGCACCACCTGTTATACTCTGCACTACCTGATTGGGCTCAAAACCTGGGTGTGGTATTCTCTGTAATGCTTATCGCTCCGTCATGGGGAGGTATGATAAACGGTTTGCTTACACTAAGGGGTGCATGGGATAAAGTACGTACAGATCCTGTTTTAAAATTCTTTGTGGTTGCAATTACCGGATATGGTATGGCAACGTTTGAAGGGCCAATGCTATCACTTAAAAACGTAAATGCTATTGCCCACTTTAGCGACTGGATTGTAGCACACGTACACGTAGGCGCGCTGGCATGGAACGGTTTCCTAACCTTTGGTATGATCTACTGGTTAATACCAAGAATGACAAAAACATCTCTTTACTCTGTTAAGCTTGCCAACTTCCACTTCTGGATAGGTACACTGGGCATCATATTATATGCCTTACCAATGTATGTTGCAGGTTTTGTACAGGCTTCTATGTGGAAACAGTTTAACCCTGACGGTACTCTTAAATACGGTAACTTCCTTGAAACTGTAAAACAAATTATGCCAATGTACTGGATGAGGGCTATAGGCGGTACCTTATTCGTAATAGGTCTTTTAGTACTGGTATACAACATTATAATGACAATTCGCCAGGGTAAAGCCGTTGAAGACGAACTGGCAGAAGCTCCTGAACTGGAAAGAATTACAGGACGAAGAATGAAAGGTGAGAAATTCCACCCTTGGTTGGAAAGAAAACCTATACAGCTTACCATACTTGCTACTATTGCAATACTTATAGGTGGTATTATACAAATTGTACCTACCATAATGGTAAAATCTAACATACCAACCATATCTACGGTTAAACCATATACTCCCTTAGAGCTTGAAGGCCGTGACCTGTACATTAGGGAAGGATGTGTAAACTGTCACTCTCAAATGATACGTCCGTTCAGATCAGAAGTAGAACGCTATGGCGAATACTCTAAATCTGGAGAATATGTATACGATCACCCGTTCCTGTGGGGTTCTAAGCGTACCGGGCCAGACCTTATGCGTATAGGTGGAAAATACAGCGACAACTGGCATTTTAATCACATGTGGGATCCTCAAAGTACATCGGCAGGTTCTATAATGCCATCCTACAAATGGCTGTTTGACAATAAGAAAATGAACCGTAGCGAGACTGAGAAAAAAATGCAGGTAATGGTAAAACTGGGTGTTCCTTATACGGATGAAGATATTGCCAATGCACAGCAGTCTATGGATGCACAGGCAGCAAAAATTGAAGAGAATTTACATATAGACCCTGACTTTGTAAAAAGCTATGAAGCAAGCAAAAAAACAGCTCTGGCAAACGGTGAAGAGTTTACCCCAATGAAAGACCGGGAAATTACAGCACTAATAGCCTACCTGCAACGCCTTGGAACCGATATTAAAATTAAACCGGCTACGGCCGATAACTCAAAACAATAAGCCATGCTAAAGTTTATAAAACACAATATGGAGAGCATCTCAGGAATTGAGGTCTATCCTATACTATCGCTGCTTATTTTCTTCATCTTCTTTGTAGTACTGTATACCTGGGTATATACCTACAAGAAAGAAAAGATAACCGAGATGAGTAACCTGCCGTTCTCAGACAACGATAACGATAACCAATAGTTGAACATAAACTTATCACTATGAAAAAATTTATACCGGTATATGTTAGGGTTCCTGTAATTTTTGCACTGGTTTTCATGGCTCTGGAATACTTTATAGATTCAGGAGACAGGCCTGCCTTCCTAAAATACCCAGAAGTATCAATATTCCTGTTTTTCTTCCTGTTCCTTCAGGTAGCAATAGAAATAACCATTAGTGCCATAGACAGGGTTACTTACAGCATCCTTACCGAAGAACAGAAGAAAAAACTGGCTGAAGCCGATGCCATAGAGTTTAAAGACACCAAGCTTTACAAAAAGATAAAAAGCTGGTTTGTAAAAGTTAAACCTATTGAAGAAGAAGGTGAAATATTACTTCATCATGATTATGACGGTATTAAAGAGCTTGATAATGTGTTACCACCGTGGTGGATAAACCTTTTCTATGTAACTATACTGTTTGGGTTGGTTTACCTTGTAAAGTACCACATTCTTGATGGCCCTGACCAGAAAAAGGAATTTGAGATTGAAATGGAAGAAGCCCGCATAGCGGTTGAGGAATATAACAAGCTTGCTAAAGACCGTATTGATGCCAACAACGTAACTCTTTTAACAGAAGT
Proteins encoded:
- the ccoN gene encoding cytochrome-c oxidase, cbb3-type subunit I, with protein sequence MEVQQFYYDNKIVKKFLYATILFGVVGMLVGLLIASMYMFPGLTEGISWLSYGRLRPLHTNAVIFAFVGNATFAGVYYSMQRLLKTRMYSDFLSNVNFWGWQLIIVAAAISLPLGYTTSKEYAELEWPIDIAIAIVWVVFGINMIGTILRRRERHLYVAIWFYLATFVTVAVLHIFNSLELPVNGMKSYSVYAGVQDALVQWWYGHNAVAFFLTTPFLGLMYYYLPKAANRPVYSYRLSIIHFWSLIFIYIWAGPHHLLYSALPDWAQNLGVVFSVMLIAPSWGGMINGLLTLRGAWDKVRTDPVLKFFVVAITGYGMATFEGPMLSLKNVNAIAHFSDWIVAHVHVGALAWNGFLTFGMIYWLIPRMTKTSLYSVKLANFHFWIGTLGIILYALPMYVAGFVQASMWKQFNPDGTLKYGNFLETVKQIMPMYWMRAIGGTLFVIGLLVLVYNIIMTIRQGKAVEDELAEAPELERITGRRMKGEKFHPWLERKPIQLTILATIAILIGGIIQIVPTIMVKSNIPTISTVKPYTPLELEGRDLYIREGCVNCHSQMIRPFRSEVERYGEYSKSGEYVYDHPFLWGSKRTGPDLMRIGGKYSDNWHFNHMWDPQSTSAGSIMPSYKWLFDNKKMNRSETEKKMQVMVKLGVPYTDEDIANAQQSMDAQAAKIEENLHIDPDFVKSYEASKKTALANGEEFTPMKDREITALIAYLQRLGTDIKIKPATADNSKQ
- a CDS encoding CcoQ/FixQ family Cbb3-type cytochrome c oxidase assembly chaperone; its protein translation is MLKFIKHNMESISGIEVYPILSLLIFFIFFVVLYTWVYTYKKEKITEMSNLPFSDNDNDNQ
- a CDS encoding cbb3-type cytochrome c oxidase N-terminal domain-containing protein, which produces MKKFIPVYVRVPVIFALVFMALEYFIDSGDRPAFLKYPEVSIFLFFFLFLQVAIEITISAIDRVTYSILTEEQKKKLAEADAIEFKDTKLYKKIKSWFVKVKPIEEEGEILLHHDYDGIKELDNVLPPWWINLFYVTILFGLVYLVKYHILDGPDQKKEFEIEMEEARIAVEEYNKLAKDRIDANNVTLLTEVSDLAEGKKIFETNCVACHRADAGGAIGPNLTDEYWVLGGGIKNVFHTITEGGRDGKGMVAWKGTLKPSEIQLVASYVLSLQGTNPVDPKAPDGEIWKDEAKTDGDSDKPNEEDTQQTTEETPEVAAK